AGCTCTGAACCTGCTGTGCTGTTCGTTACGCATATCACTGCTGCATTCTTTAAAATCCGCCTCACTGCTTTATCCTCAAGTGCGCGTGCATCTTTGAACAACGCATCTACATCCTGCTTCAGCTCAATCCATCGTTTCATCGCCTCTATCTTCTTCTTCGGTATACCCCGTGTCGTTTTTCCCTCATTCGCAAGTCTCAGTATCGCCTCATCGCTTAACCCCCGTCTCCATCGCATCTCGGGAAATGTGAACTTCTCCATTTGCTCTTTAATTGCATAAGCCTTCTCTCTGAGCTCCTGTGCCTTCCGGTAATCCTGCTCGTCCTGAACCAGATAATCTATGCTTCTTCTCCTTAAAGTAGGTATCACACGTGCTGGATGCCCTATCCGCACAACATTCAACCCTATCCTGTCCAGCCGCTCAACCAGATTATCCACTGCTACATTCGAGTCTGCTGCTGCCAGAACCCTGTAACCTCGACTCACAAGTTGTGATATGATCTCAACGCAGGTGATAGTCTTACCTGTGCCGGGAGGACCATGAATGAGGAAGAAATCTCGGGCTGCTATGCTCTTCCGCACTGCTTCACGCTGGCTATTGTTCAGCGACTCATTAAAGAATTCTAATTCTCTTAACTCATCACCATCACCATCTCTATCTCCGGCATTGAATTCCGGCTCCCTCTTTCCCAGTAACTTCTCTCTTCGCCATTTTGGTAACTTCCTGAACCCCTTAAGAGCCTCTTTCATCCGCTGAAACGTGATATCATTAACAAACAGGTCTATTCTGAGGTCTTTACGAAATACAAATCCCGGCGGGGCATCGTCAAAAGCCACCACAATCGAATATGATGTCTTCTCCGCTACCGTACCGGTTGGATTACCCTCATCCCATGGCACTGTACCCGGCTTACTCACCAGTACGAGGTCCCCTACCTCTATCTCACTCTCGGGTAATTTCGTTGCGTTCTGCTTCGTGAATCTTACCATATACTTACCTCCCAGACCCAGACCCTGCGATTTGCCACGCATTTTGATGAAAGCTCTGCCCTTTTCCTCACGCTGCCGTCCGCTGAGCCTCTTCATCTCCTCCTCGTGTAGCCTCATCTGCTCCTCTCGCTCCAGCTCCACAAGTGCGCTGAAGTGCCGTATGTATTCCTCTTCTTCCATCTCTTCTCCTTACTAACAATAGATTACCAACTACCAACTAAGATAAAAGATAACGCTCATCCCCCTAAGTCATCAGATGAATGCGAAAGTAAATACCTTTGCGTTGAGTAAGAGCTCAAAAGAACGAGATGCACTTGCCCGGACAGTGTTTTGAACACTCCATAACTCTGAATTTTCTCAGTCACGCTCTCAGAAATCCATGTTTGTCATCCTTTGATAGGTTCCTTTTGACAAATAGCATTGTTTCAGTCAGAAAAGAATAAAATAAAGGTCATAACAGTATATCCCTGTAAAGACATAAATCGAGAGAATTTTCAGTGGATGCCCTCTTCTATGGAAGCATACAAG
Above is a window of Methanophagales archaeon DNA encoding:
- a CDS encoding IGHMBP2 family helicase gives rise to the protein MEEEEYIRHFSALVELEREEQMRLHEEEMKRLSGRQREEKGRAFIKMRGKSQGLGLGGKYMVRFTKQNATKLPESEIEVGDLVLVSKPGTVPWDEGNPTGTVAEKTSYSIVVAFDDAPPGFVFRKDLRIDLFVNDITFQRMKEALKGFRKLPKWRREKLLGKREPEFNAGDRDGDGDELRELEFFNESLNNSQREAVRKSIAARDFFLIHGPPGTGKTITCVEIISQLVSRGYRVLAAADSNVAVDNLVERLDRIGLNVVRIGHPARVIPTLRRRSIDYLVQDEQDYRKAQELREKAYAIKEQMEKFTFPEMRWRRGLSDEAILRLANEGKTTRGIPKKKIEAMKRWIELKQDVDALFKDARALEDKAVRRILKNAAVICVTNSTAGSELLGSEKFDIAVIDEATQSTEPSSLIPVLKAKRFIMAGDHKQLPPTVLNEEAMRGSLSRSMFERLLALYGDKIRVMLEVQYRMNEEIAEFPNNEFYEGKLKADERVRRQTIADLVPSITKLEFVLADKPLVFIDTAYNTGFEEKMRRGSTSRENEGEARLVKFIAERLLEAGVRAQDIAVISPYDDQVALIRMMLRVEGLEIKTVDGFQGREKEVVIVSFVRSNKFGDIGFLGDLRRLNVSITRAKRKLILIGDSQTLGSESCYRRLIALAKSRGGYKRVHDIDFPHHYLY